Within Meles meles chromosome 19, mMelMel3.1 paternal haplotype, whole genome shotgun sequence, the genomic segment GGTTTTCACTCAGGGCAGCCAGCTCACCAAGATCCCCTTAAAAGTAAACTTTCTTCCCAGGTCCCTGTAACAGAGTGTCACTCAGGGCACCCCTTGACAGTAACAGACTTGCCAGCGTGGGGAGCCACCCCGGCAAGTTAAAGAGTTCTCTCGAGGTTCACCCCTTCAAAAGACACCCATGCGACCATCAGTTGGGGGCATGACCCATTTCTTCCACCTCCAAACGACTTTCCATCAAGGCAACCCTCCACCACAATAAGACTTCCCCCTTTCCAATCTTGAGTTTTCTCAGAGGGCCAACTCTTAGTAACAGGCACCAGCACAGTAACTTGGCCTTTCTGTGCCTGGGCTTCCGGgtttgtaaaatgggcataataccTCCTAGAGTTAACGTCTGTAAAGCACTTTCAAAGAACAGTGCTTAGCCCAGAGCAAACGATTATTATCCGCGTGAGCAGGAGAGGCTCCTTTCCTGCCTCGCAGGTatctgggacccccccccccgtcccccgtCCCCAAGAGTCCCCCCGCGAATCAGGGAAGGGCGATGGCGATCAAAGTTCTCCGGATCCGGGTTGTTTGGGGCTGAGACCGGGCCAGGCAGGCAGCGCTCAGAATTCTCCACCTGGCCTGTTAGTCTCCTCTCCGTGCGGCTCCTAAGGATTTGTTTGTAGGTGTTTGTCCCTCCCCCGCCCACTTTCTGTTGATGTGAAGGTCCTTCTCGCTTCTCGCTTCCCGCTTCGGGTTTGTCTCTCGGGAACTATCTCTAGTATGTCCTTTCTGTCTCCCaacttctcctccccctgccctgtctcACCCTCCGTGTCTACATCTCCCTGCGTGTCTCTCTCTCGccacctctgtctctctgtgtttttctctttgggtctctccatttctgtctctttctctctccgcCCCCGTCCGCCTCTCCGGCGCACGCCCTCTTGGCCTCTGCCCGTGTCAATTCCCCCGGGAGCCCTGCCCCCCAACACGGCGCAGTTCGATTCTCCGCGCCTCGGTCTCCAGCCCTGAAAACTGGGCcgacaccaccaccaccctccccacccctggacACTCCCCGCTGGGTCGGGGCCGCGCGCGGGCCAGGCTCGGGTACGTCTCGGCCCGGGGCCGGGGGGCCGGGCGGGCCTTGCTGGGGCGCGCGTCCGGGAAGCGCCCCTGCTGGCTCCACCCACCCGGGCCAGCCCCGGTGGCCACGCCTCCTCCCACCGCCTCTATAAAAACACCGCTCCGCCGGCCAACCGCAGCCTGACTTCAGCGCTCCCACTTTGGGCCGAAACCTCAGCCTATCGGCCGTTCGCGCCGCCATGGATCTCTCCGCCATCTATGAGGTGAGCCTCCGCCGACCGACATCCCTGGGGCCCTCTGGCCTGACTCCCTTCTTAAACTAGGGCTCGCTAGCGCAGAAAAGTCCCGGACCGGGACCTCTGGCTCCCTTCTCAAACTGCAGCTCGGGAGAGTCGCACGCTCCGGCCCGGggtccctgcctcccttctcagACCAGTTCGCGTCTCGGGACGTGCAGTCGGAGCTCGCGACTTTCGGGTCTCCGCCCCAGCACTGGTGGGGTGGCCTTGGAGATAGGAAGCTGGAGGACTTTTTTCACACCCGGGCTGTCTGGAGGCGGAAATGGCCCCACACCTGGCTTACCCCCTAGTAGTTGCTCAGGGCGCGGTTTTGCGCGGAGGCGTTTCTGGGGTTGGAGTCTCGGGGTAAGGGGAAGCCGACTTCTGTCTCTCCACCCCTTGACCCAGCGGGGAACTGTGGGAACTCTAAAACCGAAGAGATCCCGATTCCGGAGTTAAGTTTGTCTGCTTCTCGGGTTGTGAAACTGGAGAACCCCATGCGCGGGGTCAGATCCCGAGGGGCTCAGAGGCTCGAAACTGGGAGGACAGTGGTGTTGCCTGACTCTGGGGTTCTCCTCTTGATCCAGTCAGGGATCAAGTCGGGgagccggggtgcctgggtccCTCGGGATAGGCTTCTGTCGCGAGTAAACTCTAACGTCCAAATCGGGATCCCTGCCATTCGGCACCCGTATTTTAATGTGCGCAGGTGGGGCTCAGGCCGGGAGCCCACAAACCGGACTGGCAAGCTCTTAGGTGCCCTGCAGCTGTGGTGGGGCGTCACCCAGCATTTTCGGTGTCTTAACCAATCCCTGTTCCCACAGAGCCTCCTGTCGGTGAGCACTGACCTGCTATCTGACCACGGAGAGAACGAGTCCAGCCCAAGCTGGGCCTCCTCCGGACTCTGGAGCCTCAGCTCATCCGACAACAACCCGGCTGGGGTGGGTGCCCGCCTGCCTGGCCGCTCCACCAGCCTTGTGGAGGGTCGAAGCTGTGGCTGGGTGCCGCCACCCCCGGGTTTCGCCCCCCTGGCTCCCCGCCCGGGCCCTGAACTGTCGCCCTCACCCACCTCACCTACTGCAACCCCCACCACCTCATCCCGGTACAAGACTGAACTCTGTCGGACCTTCTCGGAGAGCGGGCGCTGCCGCTATGGGGCCAAGTGCCAGTTTGCCCATGGTCTGGGGGAGCTGCGCCAGGCCAGCCGCCACCCCAAGTACAAGACCGAACTCTGCCACAAGTTCTACCTCCAGGGCCGCTGCCCCTACGGCTCCCGCTGCCACTTCATCCACAACCTCAATGAAGATCTGGCTGCCCCGGGCCACCCCCCTGTGCTGCGCCAAAGCATCAGCTTCTCAGGCCTGCCCTCGGGCCGCCGGACATCACCACCACCGGCAGGCCTGGCAggcccttccctgtcctcctgctccttctctccctccagctccccaccaccaccacctgggGACCTTCCACTTTcaccctctgccttctctgctgcCCCTGGGACCCCAGTGGCCCGAAGGGACCCCACCCCAGCCTGTTGCCCCTCCTGTCGAAGGGCTACCACTAGTAGCGTCTGGGGGCCCTTGGGTGGCCTGGCTCGGAGCCCCTCTGCACACTCCCTGGGATCTGATCCTGATGAATACGCCAGCAGTGGCAGCAGCCTGGGGGGATCCGACTCACCTGTCTTCGAGGCTGGGGTTTTTGGGCCCCCCCAGCTGCCTGCAGCTGCAGCCCCCCGGCGACTTCCCATCTTCAACCGTATTTCGGTGTCTGAGTGACAAGTGCCCCACCCGGTACAGATCAGCTGGATCTCAAGGGGGCCATTTCTCTTTTGCTGGGGGTTCCGGGGAACCGGGGGACTCAAATAACCTCCCCCCACCTTCCGAAGTGCATTAACCTACTCCCCTGACCCCACGCTGGGGCAGGTCCCCAGTGTGCAAGCTCTGTGTTCATGGTGTTGGGGGAAGGAGTGTTTTCTGgggtcttgtttttaaaaaaaaaaaaatgtagcagatTTGAGGAAGGCAGTGAGCTCTCTACCCACCGTCCCTTTCCCAATGCTGTGAATAGTAGGCTCCCACtgcccccttccaatttctcctAGACCCTGAGGTTCCGGTGCCTGGTGGTGACTGGAGCCTCCCCCTGAGGGGGAATCCTGGTGCTCAAATTTCCCTCCAAAAGCAAGTAGCCAAAGCCATTGCCAaacgcccccaccccacccattgGGCCCCTTATTTATGACGACTTTATTTATTCTATTagattttatagtatttatatatatgggtCGTCTGCTTCccttgtatttttcttcctcctttttgtaATATTGGAAACGATGGAATAATTATTGTTATAAGTAtactataataatatattaagtaatatattgttcaaagtttatttttgtggttttggaatttttaaataaaaggaatctgTGTAAACTGGAATCCCGGGTTTTCCGCGGTCTAGAAGCAGTGAAGAGCGGGGAGGGTGGCGTGGGCTCTCAGAAGCGGGATAGGTGCGGAAGACCGATCTCTCTTCCAAACCCTCCGCGCAGACAGAGCCGCCCGCGGCCCTTACCTGGCAGGAAGTGACGTCACCCGGCCCGACCGTTCACCTGAGAGGGCGGGGCCCAGGTGAGGTCACCCTAGGAACTCGGAGAGCCAGTTCCCGGGGCGTGGGGGCGCGGGCGCTCCCGTCCAGCCGCGCTCCTTGACCCAGCTCGCGGCCGGGCGCGGGCGGGGACGGCATGTTTCCGTCCCCACGGGCCCGAGGgaggagggcggggcggggcggagagGACGGAATGTGCCGGGGCGCGAGCCCAGGACAGACGGGGGCGGCgcggcgggtgggggagggggcatccCGAAAGTCGGGGCGTCCCGGGGTCCTACCACCCGGCGTTCCAGGACGTGAAAGCCCGGGGGACTCAGGCTTTTGGAACCCCGGGAGGCGGCTTGAAAGCCTGATTCCAGAATCTCGAGGTAGTCTCGGCGACCTAGAATTCTAGCTCCTCGGTGTCTCCGAAAACTTACAGGGGCAGCAAAACGCAGCATTCTGGCTTGCCGGGCCCCCAGAACCTCGGAACTGCAGAGTCTTGGCCCATCGGGACTCGAGAAGTCCGGCATTGCGGGATCTCGGCCTTTGGGGGTCTTGGAAGCTAGAGCGCTCGCGCCCCAAggaggggccggggtgggggtcgGGCCCGCCTGGTCCGACTGTGGGTTGGGGCCGCGTCGGGCGGGGCTCCGGGTACTGCGGCGTCCTCGGACCATACAAGGCAACAGGCGGCGGGAACCACCCTGGGGCGGGGGAGCCAGCCGCCCCGCGCCCGGAAGCCGCCCCGCGTCAGCGCTGGCGCCCCGCCCCCCTTCCGCCGCCTCCGCCCCCCTCTACCCCtttcccccccttctttttcttctctcccccacttccctctcctctccccaccctcccccctgccAGTTCCTCCTCCCCTACCCTCCTGCGCCGGTCTTCCCCTCACCATCTCttaactcttcccttcccccagtagtcctctccctttcccctttttaACATGTTCCCTTTCCAGCCTCCACCACCCTGTCTCTTaccccctcctctcttttcttcagttcccctcttcctctcccttctcctccctcttcctcccctctccacccttttcctccctgcctctcgCTCAGTCATTGTCTCCTCGGTtccacctctcctccccacccctctgctccctcctgttggtgttcttcctctccaaccccttcccctcctctgccttctccccttgcttcctcctgcctccttgCCCTCTCTTCTTTGGCTCTCTCTCCTTGCCCACTGGCAGGCCCTGACCATTGATCTCCTCTTCCCGGAAActgcccttcctcccctcacTTTGGGGAAAGGTTTCAGATCCCCAGACTTAGGGGAAAGGGTTGGAGTAAAAGAAACACGGAGACCCAAAGACATTGGGGAGGCAGAAAGCAAGAACATGCCATGCAGAGACATTGACAGACACTGAAAGAACAAGAAACTGACATCTCTGGTCCTTCCCTTAGCAAAAAGAGATTTTCTGCCCCTTCTAAGAACAAAAACCTCATTTGAGAAAATGACCCCTACCCCCAGCTATCAGTGCCAAACACCCGGAGTCCCCTTGACTCCTCCTTGTCAAACCCACACCCCAGCCCAGCAGCAATTCTGTCTGATTCACCCTCTCCATAGATCTACCTGCCTCCTGCGGTTGCCACCCTGGTCCTACCCAGCACCATCTTCCACCTGCACCTTCCTAACACCCCCTTCCCGGTTTTACTGGCTCAGGACCTATACTCagtctctccccactccccaacaAGACAACCACAAGGAACTGGTCCTAACACTTGAGTCCGTAGCATCACATAAAAGGCAAAGTCCTAAGTCCTCACCAGCTTACATGGCCTGGCTCTTTGGCCACTATTGCTCTAGTCACACTGGCTTCCTGGCTGCTCACCAATATACCTGACCTGCTGCTtcagccccagggcctttgcactggcttcTATCTCTGCCTGGAATATTCCCCCAGGTATCCTCATGGCTTACTCCCCTCCTTTAGGTCTCTGCTCAGATGTCTCCTCAGTGAAATGGTATTTGACTACTATTATTACAATCCACACTGAAGCTCTGACACCCTCATCCTCCCAACTCTACTTTCTCTGTGACATTCACCACTACCAGGCATATAATATGTAGTTTTCATGCTTATAGAAACCTGCCTGTCCCACTAGAGTGTCAAATCCTCAGGGGCCAGGACTTTGTCTTGTCTTTGCTGTATCACTCATTCCTAAACCCTAAACAGGAGTCAGTCACATAGTGCTGTTTagcatttgtttaaaaacaaacaaacaaatcaattcagaaaaagggaggaaaagagtaAAAAGCCTCAAAACACTGGAGAAAAAAACGGTTAACTATGTGATGTGATTGATGTTAACTTataataatcatttcacaatttaTACATATATCGAACCATGTTGTATGTCTTGGACTAGTACGGTGTTCTATGGCGGTTATAGCTGGAAAAAAGTCCAATacaggaagatggagaaagaggcAGTGCCAGTTTGCGGAGGACCCGACACATCTAAGAAAGTCTTAAACTGAGATTTGCAACCCAAGTAAAAGCTCACGCATTTAAGAGGCGATACCACCCTCTGGTGGCCAGGATGAAAACGGCACCTCCACACAACACTCCTGGGAGGTTGTGAGAGTTCCAGGAGTTCATACCCGAAAACTCCTAATATCGAAACGTTCATTCTTCTAAGTGGTGATGTAGATGTTTTGGTTGATATATAAGATGTATAAATTCGTAAAAAGAGGTTAAGAGGAAAAAGATGCTCCAGGTGAGGATCGAACTCACAACCTCGGCATCGCTCCGCTCGCACTGTCGTATAAGTACCGCGCGCTAACCGATTGCGCCACTGGAGCTTCGGCCGCACCCTCGCGTTGTGAGGTCCTTCAGTTGCTCTTGGCCACGTGACCTAGCTGGACAGCCCCGCCTTTTGCTGCATATGCAAATAAGAGTCTTTTGGTTGACCAATGGGAGAGAGTGCGCTTCCAGTTCCGGATTCTCACGGCCCGAAGGCCCTTGCTGTAAAAGGGAAAAGTCTCAGAGACGTTTGGAATGTGGAGGCGTAGCCAACCCGGGACTCGCCTTCTCATGAATATTCAGATAtgagggaaggggggggggcttAACCCTTTAACGGCTGCCTGGCCGGaaggcagcccctcccccccgcgggCGGGAACAGGATATGAGCCCGGGcggctgggagggggagggggagggggaggggaaggcccaGGCGACCGCCCCCCGCCTCACAGCTGGTACCGGACTCTCCCGCCACAGATGTGGCACCACCGTCGCCAGAGCCCAGCGGTACTCATCCCAGAGCCTTGAGGGGTCCAAAGTCGTGGACTCCGGAGTCGCGAGTCTGCACCGCGCCCTGAGAGACCCCAAAGCGCAGGCTAAAGGAACCCAAATATCCAGGTGCCCAGCGCCCCCTCCTGGAGGAGCCGGGAGTCCGGGACATCACTCCGCGCGATCCTTGAGGCCGAGCTTCCTGCACCCCGGTTTAAAGAACTTAGGATCCCAGACTGGTGATTACCTCCAAGCGTTCCCAGATATTCGAGCCCAGATATCCGAACTTGGCATACGGACTCCTAGCGCCCCAGCCAGTTTGTTTGGGGCTGAAACGCCACCACTTCAAGGGGACCCAGGAATTTGGGACTCCCCTGCGCTCCCGCCTGGAGATGGTTTAATATCTGCTCCAAGAGTTAGGGGAACTCAGGAATCCGGTCGCCCCACGGCCCTATCTAGAAGACTCAGGAGTTTGGGTCTCCAGCGCCCCATCTGAGATCCAAGTGTCGGGACTCCCAGCATCCCTCATTTAGAGGACCAAGAAATTTGGACTGCTACATCCCTTTCTCCGAGAGACCCCGGATTGTGGTTCCCGGAGCCTGAGAACCCGAAGTTCACGCCCCTGACTTGCAGAGACCCAGGAGTCCGGCCTTGCGCCTCCCCGAGGACCGTACTAGGGTCGAATAAGAATCGAGCAACCTCGGTTCTGGGCTGGAGACTCcctgggaggtgagggagggaggcgAGGGGCCCCgacgggctgggggagggggcggcgccGCAGCCGCTGAACAATGAGGGGGCGTGCCCGCGGGGGGCGAGCGGAGGCGCCGGCGGGAGTTTGGGTCTGGAGGGGTGTGGGAAGGCGCTGGGGACCCGGCGCGGCGGTGGGGACAGTAAGCGGATCGCGGAGGGAACTGGCTGGGGGGTTGAGGGGAGGTGTGTTGAAGGCTCAGGGCCAGCGCCCCAACTCGCAGCCCTGGGCGGGGGAGGGAGCCGTCTGCAGGACCCTGGCATCCGGTCCCCCAGCCTCCTCCGCCCTCCCCTGGGACCCCGCGGCCTCCCGCCCACGGCttttcccagccctgcccctcgcCCTCGGCTCCAGACAAACGTTCCCAGGATCCCTGAGCCTCCAACCCCAGACAGACCAGACTCCCAGCTTCAGTCTTCTTTGTCTCAAcctttccatctttttctctgtgttatcACCCCTTGTGCCCCTGTTTCTATCGCCGTGCTTCCGTCTGCCTCCGTAGTTACTCTTAGGGGGTCCCTCCTGGGTTTAGACCGGGTTCCCAATTCTCTGGCCTAATCTGTGAGTGTGGCCAGTGGGGGGAGGCTGATGGGGTCCTGATAGCCAAGAAGGGGATCTCTCTGCAGCAgccgctgagccactcagccaTGCCGGAGGGAGCCCGTGGACCGAGCCTGTCCAAACCCAGCCCTAGCCTTGGCCGTGTCCCCACAGGTGAAGTGTGTGACTGCGCAGCTGTGTGTGAGAGCCAGACAGGTGAGCGTGCAAGGGAGGGTGGGGTCTGCTGGGCATTGGGTCCTTTAGTCCAGGCACTGTGAGGGCCTCTATGGCTGGCCTCGGTGCTGGGCAGTGCTGGCAACACAAGTGATCAAGACAGTCCCAGCCCTGCCTACACAGAGCTCCAGGTCGCCTAGGGCAGATGGAACCATCCCCAGATGCTGATAGTCCAGAGGGGGAAACCTGCGGTAGAATGGTCAGGGCTGGGATAGGGTTGTGGGGAGCAGTGGAAAAGCCCCATCCCCTCAATGTGGAAGCCCAGTCTGGTTCAGCTTCATGGAGGAGGGGacaggcttcatggaggaggggACATCTAAACAGAACTGAAAGatgaggagaaatgagttggaaaaagcaaggaagagTATTCCATGCTGAGGGGACAGTGtgtgcagaggcaagaggggctGGTTTTTCTTAAGAAACTGAAAGTAGGCAAATAGGACTGGAGTCCGGAGTGTGAGAAGTGTATGGCTATGGGAAGAAAGCAGAATGGAAAGGTCTCAAATGGCCACGTTGCATAGGGCCCTGTGGATCCGAGGAGTTTGGACTTTTATCCCGAGGACGTGAAGGACGAGCACTTGGAGTGACAGGGTCAAATGGGCAGATTAATAAAGATCTCCCAGGCTGATACATGGAGGTGGATTAGAAGAGTGAAAGCCGAAGCCCTGAGGAGACCCTCATGGGAGAGGACTGGCCAGGACTAGGGCAGCGCAATGGGGAGAGGAGACCGGAGCCCCGGGGAAAGATTGTGATGTGGTGTGGATGAGTGTAGGGCTGAGAGTACTCACTCAGGTGGGGACACCCCCTGATCTCCTGCTCCACACCCCCAGCAGGCCCTGCAACTCCTGCCATGGCCTCCCCCCGAGGTTCTGGGAGCTCCACATCCCTGAGCACGGTGGGCTCTGAGGGAGACCCGGCTCCAGGGCCCACCCCAGTCTGCTCAGCATCCAGGCCAGAGCCCCTTCCAGGGCCCCCCATCCGCCTGCATCTGTCACCCATGGGAACCCCGGGTTCGGCCAAACCCTCAAGGCTGGAGCGAGTGGTGCGAGAGATCGTGGAGACAGAACGGGCCTATGTCCGGGACCTTCGTAGCATTGTGGAGGTGAGGCCAGCTGGCACCTGAGCACAGTGGGAACCCAGGCCAGCCCTCCGCACCCATAACCCCAGTCATCCCCGCAGGACTACCTGGCCCCTCTGCTGGATGGTGGGGTCCTAGGGCTGAGTACGGAGCAGGTGGGCATGCTATTTGCCAACATCGAGGACATCTACGAGTTCAGCAGGTCAGAGGCGGGAGGGATGGGCCGGGGTACCAGCGGGTAGGGTCAGGGATGGTGGGCTGTATCCTAACCCAGACCTTGGAGCCCCATAATGCCTTGTCCAGGCTGGTACCTGGGGTGTGGTGACTTGGGGCAGGAATCATGATGGGGAGCAAGGAACCAGAGTGATGGCGGGTGAGGTAGATGCTCAGTCCTGGGATGTGTCTCAGTGCTGTGTCAGATGTGGGATCGCGATGAATCCAGGGTTCACGTGGAGCCCGAAGATCATGCCAGTGTGAGCATTCGTGCGACCGTCTCAGCCTGGGAACCCCCTCGGCCCCAGATAAACCAGATGGTTGGCCGGGACCCAGGAAGGAGGATGCTGGGGTCCAAGGATCCTGACCCCTCTGAGTGTCTTCGTGAGATCTGCGGATGATTGCAGGAGATCTGAGAAGGCATGCCAAGATCTCAGGATCGCAACAGGATCTTAAGCTCATCACAGCCCTGAGGGTCATGACACCCCTCTCCCTGGGTCATATCACAAgatccccaccctcaccccaggcTCATGCCAGCTGTGACAACGTTTCGAGCAGAGGAATAGGATGCTGTCCGTGGACAAAGTCTGAGCAGCTTGGAATCTCCCAGGTCACAGCAAGAAGACTTCCTTTGGGCGTGGTGGCCCCTTGAGAGACCCTGGCCACCGCCACGGCCCCAGCCTCTTGGAGTCCTCCCACAGAGGGGGTCGGGGATGGGGCAGCTCCTCACCGCCCTCTCTCCCTCACAGTGAGCTCCTGGAGGACCTGGAGGGCAGCAGCAGCGCCGGGGGCATTGCTGAGTGCTTTGTGCAGAGGGTGAGTCGGGGTCAGGACGCTCAgtctgggatggggcctgggatggggcggggcgggaggcggGGGACGGAGGGAGCAGGCCTGGGCTAGGCAGGAGGGAGGCCCTCAGGATTTGGGACCTTGGGTCTCCCTGATTCTTGTGTCACCTGCAGAGTGAGGATTTTGACATCTACACATTGTACTGCATGAACTATCCAAGGTGAGGGGTGAGGAGCTCCTGCCAGGCCCCAGGCCTTGCCCCCTGAGTTGCTGTGTCAGCCGGCCTCCCTCCACCTCGACCCATCCAGCTCCAACCCCTACCAGACCAGGACAGTAACTGACCTCTCCCTAAGCTGCCCTTGaccgcccccagccccacctgccaGCCCCTGAAACCCtggccactccccaccccctcccagcaccccccacccgGGGCTGCaagcccccccaccaccatgacCTGTGCTGTGCCCCCAGCTCCCTAGCCCTGCTCCGGGAGCTGTCGCTGTCCCCGCCCGCAGCCCTGTGGCTGCAGGAGCGCCAGGCCCAGCTCCGCCACTCACTGCCCCTGCAGAGCTTCCTGCTAAAGCCTGTTCAGCGGATCCTCAAGTACCATCTGTTGCTGCAGGTGGGCTGTGGCCCCGGGGGGCTGCCCGGGGAGGGCAAGGGCAAGGTCCTGTCCGGCGACCCCCTGGTGGGACATCTGGAGGGTGGACCCAGGACAAGTCCCTAGAAGCTGGGACAGCAGTTGGGGCAGGGCCTCATGGCTGGTGGGGACTGGTGCCAGCTGatcccactttctgtctctgcctgtgtctctctgtccttcacTGGGTCACCGTCTCTGCCCctatctttctgtttctgtccctCTTTGTCGTTACCGTTCTCTCtcatctctgtcccctccctgggtGCCTGGGGACTGCCTGGCAGGAGCTAGGCAAGCACTGGGCGGAGGGCCCAGGCGCCGGGGGCCGCGAGATGGTGGAAGAGGCCATTGTGTCCATGACCGCGGTTGCCTGGTACATCAATGACATGAAACGGAAGCAGGAGCATGCGGCGCGCCTCCAGGTGAGCCCcggaggacgggggtgggggggtgccggGGCTGCTGGATGGGGGCAGCGGGTAGGAGGGCCTCTGGTGGGGGTGAGCGGCCTCCGAGC encodes:
- the ZFP36 gene encoding mRNA decay activator protein ZFP36; this translates as MDLSAIYESLLSVSTDLLSDHGENESSPSWASSGLWSLSSSDNNPAGVGARLPGRSTSLVEGRSCGWVPPPPGFAPLAPRPGPELSPSPTSPTATPTTSSRYKTELCRTFSESGRCRYGAKCQFAHGLGELRQASRHPKYKTELCHKFYLQGRCPYGSRCHFIHNLNEDLAAPGHPPVLRQSISFSGLPSGRRTSPPPAGLAGPSLSSCSFSPSSSPPPPPGDLPLSPSAFSAAPGTPVARRDPTPACCPSCRRATTSSVWGPLGGLARSPSAHSLGSDPDEYASSGSSLGGSDSPVFEAGVFGPPQLPAAAAPRRLPIFNRISVSE